The proteins below are encoded in one region of Scatophagus argus isolate fScaArg1 chromosome 24, fScaArg1.pri, whole genome shotgun sequence:
- the spry2 gene encoding protein sprouty homolog 2 — protein sequence MDSRSQNDNDGGGGRHECSSSGSLDTLRDQGRLQPQPLQTNNAPPDPGFTNGQPPHTSAVLSLDQIRITGSSNEYSEGPTVAQRSPASEHRQQKSDFVTSPGSRTSGQQETQEERPNNLRNLPSFTQCGSTNISTSSREVVLQSSSAEDSQSSIRTSVGSTSSGQRLLISQAGSNQIIKTQPKRTELNSDELKPLNNESRVVVAMPGSSLSSKNEGIHSKCEDCGRCQCSECSRPRVLPSCWMCGRRCMCSLQSVVEYGTCVCCVKGLFYHCSSDDEDTCADKPFSCRQPHCCVRWTTVSLFSLLFPCLLCYLPAKGCVTVCQSCYDRVTRPGCRC from the coding sequence ATGGATTCCAGAAGTCAGAACGACAACGATGGGGGAGGAGGACGCCACGAATGTTCATCGAGTGGCTCACTGGACACTCTGCGTGACCAAGggaggctgcagccacagccTCTGCAGACCAACAATGCACCTCCCGATCCTGGGTTCACCAATGGGCAGCCGCCCCATACTTCAGCTGTGCTATCTCTGGATCAGATCAGGATAACTGGGAGTAGTAATGAGTATTCAGAAGGGCCCACAGTGGCCCAAAGGTCTCCAGCTTCTGAGCACAGGCAACAGAAGAGTGACTTTGTTACATCACCAGGTTCAAGGACCAGTGGGCAGCAGGAGACTCAGGAAGAGAGGCCTAATAATCTCCGCAACTTGCCTTCATTCACTCAGTGTGGAAGCACAAATATTTCCACCTCTTCCAGGGAGGTTGTGCTGCAATCCTCAAGTGCAGAGGACTCCCAGAGTAGCATCCGGACCAGCGTGGGGAGCACTTCATCAGGCCAGAGGCTACTTATCAGCCAGGCAGGCAGTAACCAGATAATCAAAACCCAGCCGAAACGCACAGAGCTCAATTCAGATGAGCTTAAACCTCTGAATAATGAGTCCAGGGTGGTGGTGGCCATGCCAGGCAGCAGTTTGAGCTCTAAAAATGAAGGTATACACTCAAAGTGTGAGGACTGTGGTCGGTGTCAGTGTTCAGAGTGTAGCCGCCCGCGGGTGCTTCCTTCCTGCTGGATGTGCGGCCGTCGATGCATGTGCTCATTGCAGAGCGTGGTGGAGTACGGGACATGCGTGTGCTGCGTCAAGGGCCTTTTCTACCACTGCTCCAGCGACGACGAGGACACGTGCGCCGACAAGCCCTTCTCGTGCAGGCAGCCACACTGCTGCGTCCGCTGGACCACTGTGTCTCTATTCTCCCTGCTCTTCCCCTGTCTCCTGTGCTACCTCCCAGCTAAAGGATGTGTCACTGTGTGCCAGAGCTGCTATGACCGAGTCACACGGCCCGGCTGTCGATGTTAA